CGCCGGCGGGATGGCGCCGACCAGCATCGGCTCCAGCACCGGCTTCCATAATTCAGTGAAATTCAGCTTGTGGAAAAGGGCGGCGAGATCCACCGTCTGACCGGCCAATTGATCCTTGCGGCTCAACAGCAAATGTCCGATCTCCCAGGTGATCCCCCAGATAAAGGGATAGGTCAGCGGATTGCCGAAGGCGGCGCAGCCGAGGGCGGCGGCCACCATGCTACCGGAGAGGAAATAGGTGATGACGAAAGCCATGACGAAATGCACGCCGATGAAAGGCGTCCACGAGACGAAGACACCTGCAGCGACGCCGGCGGCAACCGCATGCGGCGAAGCGCTCAGGCGCAGGACGCGCATTGTCAGGTAACGGATCGGGCGAAGGAAACCCTTGCGAGGCCACAAAAGCTCCCGCATCTTCTCCTTGAATCCCGCAGGTTTGCGACGGCGAAACAACATGGCCGGTATTTAGTGCAGCGCACACCACCATGACAAGAGCGGCAAATGATACCGCTCGAAAATCCACCCCTCATTTCTCTCTGTGAAGAGGAGCTTCTTCATGCCGCGGGGCGTCCGTTATGCATAACGTCCCTCACTTGTCTCAAGTATAAGTTTGGTATTAGCGATTGCGGAACAGACCGCGGTCGACCTGGCGCTGACGAAACTCGAGGTCGATACGATCGAACGAGCCATCCAAATATGCCATTTCACGTTCCTGCGTGGTCGGAGCGCGAAAGGCACGAGCGAATTTCTTGATAGGGTCAAACATTATCTTGTCTCATCTTCTGTTTACGTTTCGATGACCAGAAGATAGGCCCGGCAGAGGTTAATTACCACCACCGCAACATGGAGACAGCCATGCGCTCACTGCATTACTCGCCTTTTTGATGCGCCATTCCGATCCTAAAACGATCATAAAATGTGCAATTTTTCGCTCAAACCCCTGAGGGACTTAACAAAAGCTTACTCGTAGAGCCGCCGGACCGTGGCGATGCAATCCAGTTCCTTCATCTGGGCGAGCAACTGGTTGAGCTGGCGCAGGTCCCAGACCTCAACCTCGAGCATCATTTCGGTGAAATCCGCCGCCACCCGCACCGTGTTCAGCAAGCGGATATTGACGTCGAGGCCTGCGACCGTCTGGGCGACCTTGGCGAGCGTGCCGGGTTCATTCAGCCCATTCACCATGATACGCGCCATGAATCGCGACTTGTTGGCTTCGTCGAGATCCCAGCGCACGTCGATCCAACGGTCGGGCTGATCGTCGAAACGCTGCAGGCTCGGCGACTGGATCGGATAGATGGTGATGCCGTTGCCCTGGTCCATGATGCCGACGATGCGATCGCCGGGCACGGCGCCGGTCGGCGCGAACTTGACGTCGACATTGCCGGACAGGCCGCGGATGGGCCCGATGTCGGCATCGGCGTCGATTTCCGAATGACCGCCGTCATGCCCTGCCTTGGTCTTGCCGGGGATCTTGAAGATCATGCCGGCGGCGCTGCGGACGTTGAACCAGCCGTCATCGCCGGAGGGCTTCACGGTGACGCGCTCGTCCTGATGATCAGGATAGACGGCGCGCAGCACGTCGAGCGAGGACATTTCGCCGCGGCCGACGGCGGCGATCGCATCCTCGACATCCTTCTGGCCGAGACGGTGCAGCGCCGGCTTCATCGCCTCGCGCGAGAAGATCTTGCCGGCCCTATTGAAGGTGCGCTCGAGAATGCGGTGGCCGAGGCCGGCATATTGCTTGCGGATCGCCATGCGGGTGGCGCGACGGATGGCGGCTCGCGCCTTGCCGGTCACGACGATCTCCTCCCAGGCGGCCGGTGGAACCTGTACGCCGGAGCGGATGATCTCGACCTCGTCGCCATTCGCAAGCCGCGTCACCAGCGGCATGATGCGGCCGTTGATCTTGGCGCCCACCGTGGTGTCGCCGATATTGGTGTGCACCGCATAGGCGAAATCGATCGGGGTGGCGCCACGTGGCAGGGCAATCAGCTTGCCCTTCGGCGTGAAGCAGAAGACCTGGTCCTGGAAGAGTTCGAGCTTGGTATGCTCGAGGAATTCTTCCGGGCTGTCACCCTCGGCCAAGGCCTCGATCGTATGACGCAGCCAGGAATAGGCATTGGATTCGCGAGAAAGGATGTCGCCATCGGCATTGGTGGCGCCGTCCTTATAGAGCGTGTGGGCGGCGATGCCGAATTCGGCGATTTCGTGCATGCGCTTGGTGCGGATCTGCAGTTCGATGCGCTGGCTGGAGGGGCCGACGATGGTGGTGTGCAGCGAACGGTAATCGTTCTGCTTCGGCGTCGAGATATAGTCCTTGAAGCGGCCGGGCACGACGCGCCAGCGCGTGTGGACGATGCCGAGCGCGCGGTAACAGGAGGGGATGTCCTCGACAATCAGGCGGAAGCCATAGACATCGGAAAGCTGCTCGAAGGAAAGCGACTTCGACTGCATCTTACGGAAGACCGAATAAGGCTTCTTCTGCCGGCCCTTGACGTAGGCGCTCGTCAGGCCGCTTGCGACCAAAAGGTCGCGTAGCTCGGCCTCGATCTTCTTGACGATGCCCTCGTTGCGCTTCGAAAGCTCTTCCAGCCTTTTGGTGACGGTCTCGTAGGCTTCCGGGTTCATATGCCGGAAGGAGAGCTCCTCGAGTTCCTCGCGCATGTCCTGCATGCCCATGCGGCCGGCGAGCGGCGCATAGATTTCCATCGTCTCCTCGGAAATGCGGGCACGCTTGTCGGCCGACATGTGATCGAGGGTGCGCATATTGTGCAGGCGATCGGCAAGCTTGACGAGCAGCACGCGCACATCGTCGGAAATGGCCAGCAGCAGCTTGCGCAGGTTTTCCGCCTGCTTGGCCTTCTTGGTGACGAGATCGAGCTTCTTGATCTTAGTCAGACCCTCGACCAGGCGGCCGATATCCTCGCCGAAGAGTTCGTCGATCTCGGCGCGTGTCGCCGTCGTATCCTCGATCGTATCGTGCAGAAGGGCAACCGCGATGGTCGATTCATCGAGGTGCATGTCGGTGAGAATGGCGGCGACCTCGAGCGGATGGGAAATATAGGGATCGCCGCTCGCGCGCTTTTGCTGGCCATGCTTCTGCATGGCATAAACATAGGCTTTGTTCAGCAGTGCTTCATTGGCATCGGGCTTGTATTGCTGAACCCGCTCCACGAGCTCGTACTGCCGCATCATTCCAAAGCCACTCCGATAAAAATAAAAGCGCGCCAATCAACGATTGGCGCACACATGGGCAATAATATGCCTAAGCAATAAAGGTGCAAGATTGACGATTGGTAATCGTCGCTCTTTTGCATCGCATGCAGCTTTTTCAGGGTCGCATCTGACCGATGCGACGAGAGATTCAGCCGGCGCGCTTAGTAATCGTCGCTCTTTTCCGGCGGCACGAGGCCTTCGATGCCGGCAAGCAGCTCTTCTTCCGACATCTGGTCGAAAGTGATCGTCTCCGGCACATCGTCCTGCTCTTCGCTGTCGGCTGCGGCGACACCGCCGGCGGCGATCATGCTTGCCGGATCGGGCTCGGGTTCGTCGACTTCGACATGCTTTTGCAGCGAATGGATCAGATCTTCCTTGAGGTCATCGGGCGAAAGCGTCTCATCGGCAATTTCGCGCAAGGCCACCACAGGATTCTTGTCGTTATCGCGATCGATGGTGATCGAGGCACCCTGGGAAATCAGCCGGGCGCGGTGGCTGGCGAGCAGAACCAGCTCGAAGCGGTTCTCCACCTTGTCGATGCAATCTTCAACTGTGACACGGGCCATTGCCTGTCCTTTACGGTCGTCATTTCGGGATTAACACGCCCGATACAATTAAAACCGGGCAAATACAAGTTTTTCATTCCGGCTCCCCTCGTCTTTATCCGCGGCTGAGCTAGATTCCCATGGAGAATGTCATAATTCCACCGAAGGTTGCTTGGAATATGTCGAATCGTGCCCTAAATCTTTCATATATGAATAATTCATAAAGTAAGGACCGGATCGAAATCGAAACACAAGCTATTGTTTTTATTTAAGTTTGTCCCATGCGGATTTCGATTGCTCTCATTGGATTGGTAAGCGATGTTTGACCCACGCGAAAAAATTGCACTCTTCATTGACGGCGCCAATCTCTACGCTGCATCCAAGAGCCTCGGCTTTGACATCGATTACCGCAAGCTCTTGAAAGCATTCCAGAAACGCGGATATCTGCTGCGCGCGTATTATTATACCGCTCTGATCGAAGATCAGGAATATTCATCGATCCGGCCGCTGATCGACTGGCTCGACTACAACGGCTACAAAGTCGTCACCAAGCCCGCCAAGGAATTCACAGATTCCATGGGCCGCCGAAAGATCAAAGGCAACATGGACATCGAGCTTGCCATCGACGCCATGGAGCAGTCCGAAACGGTCGATCATCTCGTCATCTTCTCGGGCGACGGTGATTTCACGAACCTGGTCGAGGCGTTGCAGCGCAGAGGTCGCAAGGTCTCGGTGATCTCGACCATGGCGACCCAGCCGCCGATGATCGCCGACGACCTGCGCCGACAGGCCGATCATTTCATCGATCTCTTGTCTCTGAAGGCTGAAATCGGTCGTGATCCCTCCGAGCGGGCGCCACGCCCGGCCGAAGTTGCCCCGGTCAGCGATCTCGAGGATTGACCTCTCCATCCCGAACCGGAGTGGCCGCGACAATCAGGACGTGATCATAAACCATGGCAGCGCGGTCAGCCATGAGCCTTCAGCAGGCGGCTCTTCTGCCGGTTCCAATCGCGCTCCTTCTCGGATTCGCGCTTGTCGTGCAATTTCTTACCCTTGGCGAGCGCCAGTTCCATCTTCGCCCGACCGCGATCGTTGAAATAGATCTTCAGCGGGATCAGCGTCATGCCTTCGCGGTTGATGGCAGAGCGCAGACGATGGATTTCACGGCCCGACAGCAGCAGCTTGCGGCGCCGGCGCGGCTCGTGATTGAAGCGGTTGGCCTGCAGATATTCCGGCAGATAGGAATTGATCAGCCAGATCTCGCCGCCCTCATCCGAGGCGTAGGATTCGGCGATATTGGCCTTGCCTTCGCGCAGCGACTTGACCTCCGTGCCCATCAGCACGATGCCCGCCTCGTAAGTATCGATGATCTCGTAGTTGAAGCGGGCCTTGCGGTTTTCGGCCACGATCTTGTTCACCACGCGCTGGCTGCCTTTGGGGGCCATGACGATATTCCAATTGCTTCCGAGCATGATGCCGAAAAGTGTGAGCGGTTTTCGGGTGCCATCATGCTCTATTTCTTTGATGTAGATCCGGATTCAGATTTCAGGCCAGTCAGGCCTAAAATCATCCGGATCTAGGGCGCGAAAAGCCGCACCCTCATTCCTTGCCCTTTATGTAAGGGAGAGACCCCGTCTTGTGAAGACGGCCGGTCTCGTCAGTTCAGCAGGCCTGCATGGCGCATCGCGGCGTCGATCGCCGATTCGGTTGCCGGCTCCAGCGTCGAAAGCAGCGGCGAGCGAACGTTGCGGCTCATCCGGCCAAGTTTGGAGAGCCCGTATTTGGCGCCGCAAAGACCTGGCTCAAGGAAGATCGCCTTGTGCAGCGGCATCAGCCGATCCTGATACTCCAGGGCGCGGGCATAGTCGCCTGCCAGCGTTGCCGCCTGGAAGTCGGCGCAGAGGCGTGGGGCGACATTGGCCGTTACCGAAATACAGCCGACGCCGCCATGGGCGTTGAAGCCGAGCGCCGTCGCATCCTCGCCGGATAACTGCCTGAAATCCGCGCCGCAGGTGATACGCTGTTCGGAGACGCGCTCGATCTTGCCCGTCGCATCCTTGACGCCGACGATATTCCTATGCGCCTTGGCGAGCGCACCCATCGTTTCCGGTGTCATGTCGACCACCGAGCGACCGGGGATGTTATAGATATAGATCGGCAGATCGACGGCCTCGGCGATCGCCGAAAAATGCGCGATCAAACCCTTCTGCGTCGGCTTGTTGTAATAGGGGGTGACGACCAGAACGGCGTTCGCACCGACCTTTTCGGCATGCAGGGCTAGCTCGATCGCTTCACGCGTATTGTTCGAGCCTGCGCCGGCCATGACGGGAACGCGTTTTGCGGCAACCTCGATGCAGAGCTCCACCACCCGTTTGTGCTCGGCATGCGACAGCGTCGGGGATTCGCCGGTCGTGCCGACCGGAACGAGACCACCGCTGCCTTCCTTGATCTGCCAGTCGACATGAGCGGCGAAGCTGTCTTCGTCGATCAGTCCGGCATCCGTGAAGGGGGTGACGAGGGCGGGAATGGACCCATTGAACATGCAAAGCTCCTCACGACCAAATCCTTGCTTCGGCCGCATTCCATGAATATGAGTTGCGCACCATAGAGCGCCGAAATCATCGCGACAAGCGCGCAGAGTTCGGTTTAGGGCAAATTCCGATAGCAGATGTGAATGAATTTTACCTGGTACGGTAAGGTTTCGTTAAGATGCCTCTAGCCAAATGGCAGGGCGTGTTTTCGTTGCGAGATCCCGGATGAAGAAAGCTGTCCTGATTCTGTCCGCCTTCGGCTTCATTGCCGCCGCGTGGAGCAGTGTTGCGTCGCCGCTTCCCGGCGAGAGCACTGCCATGCCTGCCGTCAAGCCGCTCGGCTTCATTCCCGAAACAGCCATACCGGAATCGATCACGACAGGCGCCATTCCGCGCAATCCGGCCATCGCGCCCGTCAACGGCGACCTGAAAGCCGGCCTCGACGCGCTTTCCGACAAGGACCCGCAGCTGGCACTTTCGATCCGCGACAGCATGCGCGACGGGACGCTCGACCGCCATATCCTCACCTGGGCGATCGCCGTTTCCGGGTTGAAGGGTGTTCCCTCCTTTGAAATCGCCAGCGCCGCGCAAGAGCTCAAGAGCTGGCCGGGACTTTCGCGGCTGCGCGCCTTTTCCGAACGCGCGATCTATGACGAAAATCCCGCCCCTTCCGCCGTGCTCGCCGCCTTCGGCGATACCGCGCCCGAGACGACGCAGGGCGCCGTCATCCTCGGCCGGGCGCTGGTTGCGTCAGGCAAGCAGGCGCAGGCGGCAAAATATATCCGCAAGGTCTGGCGCGGAGAGGCTCTCGACAAGGCGATCGAGGACAAGATCCTCATCGAGTTTTCCGCGCTGTTGACGCCTGCCGACCATAAGGCGCGGATGGACTATCTGATGTATCGCGGCCGGGTGGCGCAGGCCAAGCGCTTCGGAGACATGGGCCAGGTGCAGTCGCTCTACACGGCCTGGGCTGCCGTCGACGCCAAAGCCGGCAATGCCGGCGCCTTGCTCAACGCCGTCGATGCGAAATGGCGCGGCGATGCCGGCCTGCTGTTTGCGCGGATCGAATATCTGCGCAAGCAAGACAAATATGCCGAAGCGGCTGTGCTTCTGGAGCAGATGCCGCCCGAGCGCAGCGAACTCGTCAATTCCGGCGAATGGTGGAACGAGCAGCGCATCATCAGCCGTGGTCTCGTCGACCAGGGACAGTTCAAGCCTGCCTATCGCATCGTCGCAAACTACGCCGCAACGAGCCCGACGGATATCGTCGAGGCTGAATTCCATGCCGGATGGTACGCGCTTCGCGGCCTCCAGGACCCGGCAACGGCGGAAAGACATTTCCGCAAGATCCTGCAGACATCAAACGGACCGATCTCGGTTTCACGCGCCTGGTATTGGCTGGGACGAGCAGCGGAGGCCGGAGGCCCCGGCAAATCCAGCGAATTCTATGCGAAGGCCGCGAATTTTCCCGGCACCTTCTATGGACAGCTCGCGGCCGAAAGGCTGGGGCGAAAGACGCTTAATGTCACCTATCCCGCACCCAGCACGGCCGACCGGCAGCGCTTCCAGGCACGCGAAGCCGTGCAGGCGATCGCCCGGCTGGAGGCCGCCGGCCATGGATGGCGGGCCACCATTCTCTATCTCGCGCTCGCCGATCAACTGCAAAGCCCCGGCGAATTGGCTGTCCTTGCGGCACGGGCCGAGCAATCCGGCGATCATCATCTCTCGCTGCAGATCGGCAAGATCGCCTATGGACGCGGCATCGATGTCGCAGCGCTTGCCTTTCCGGTCGGCGTGATCCCGGCGAACGCCAATATAACGGGCTCCGGCAAGGCGCTTGCCTATGCCATCGCCCGGCAGGAAAGCGCCTTCAACCCGGCCGCCGTATCGGCGGCGAACGCGCGCGGCCTGCTGCAGCTTCTGCCGGGAACGGCCCAGGCAGTGGCCAAGCGCCACAACATCGCCTTTTCCAAGGACAAGCTAACGGCCGATGCCGGCTATAACGCGACACTCGGTGCCCATTATCTCGGCGAGCAGATCGACGCCTTCGGCGGCTCCTATATCCTCACCTTCATTGCCTATAATGCCGGGCCGAAGCGGGTGCCGGAATGGATCGGCCGCTACGGTGATCCGCGCGGCAGGCCGATCGACGAGATCGTCGACTGGATCGAGCGCATCCCCTTCCCCGAAACGCGCAACTATGTGCAGCGGGTGATGGAGAATTACGAGGTTTATAAAGCCCGTCTCGGCCAACCCACCGATATCGAGCGCGACCTGATCGGCGGACGAAGCGCCTCCTGAAGCCATTTGGCGCGGATTGAAAAGCAAGCTACATCTTCGGGATCAAACAGGTCTCGAGGGATGCGATGCCGGATACGGATGCAGACGGTTTCCAGGAACGATTTTTCACGTCTTCTGATGGGTTGAGGCTTTATGCCCGCGACTACCAACCAGACCAGGCGGTAACCGCCGGACGGCTGCCGGTGATCTGCCTGCCCGGCCTGACCCGCAATACACGGGATTTTCATCCGCTTGCGCTGCTTCTCTCCCGGGACACAACAATGCCTCGCAGGGTGATTGCGCTCGATTCGCGCGGACGGGGAAACTCGGCATGGGATGAGAACAAGGCGAACTACAATCTCGCCATCGAGGCCGGCGACGTCCTTGCCGCCTGCGAAGCGCTCGGCATCGAGCGGGCGATCTTCGTCGGCACGTCGCGGGGCGGGCTGATCCTGCATCTGATCGCGGCGACACGGCCGGATCTTCTCGAAGCCGTCATCCTCAACGATATCGGGCCTGTGCTCGAGGCGGAGGGGCTGGCGCGGATCCGCGATTACCTCAACTGCGGCAGGAAGCCGG
The nucleotide sequence above comes from Rhizobium indicum. Encoded proteins:
- the smpB gene encoding SsrA-binding protein SmpB, whose product is MAPKGSQRVVNKIVAENRKARFNYEIIDTYEAGIVLMGTEVKSLREGKANIAESYASDEGGEIWLINSYLPEYLQANRFNHEPRRRRKLLLSGREIHRLRSAINREGMTLIPLKIYFNDRGRAKMELALAKGKKLHDKRESEKERDWNRQKSRLLKAHG
- a CDS encoding NYN domain-containing protein encodes the protein MFDPREKIALFIDGANLYAASKSLGFDIDYRKLLKAFQKRGYLLRAYYYTALIEDQEYSSIRPLIDWLDYNGYKVVTKPAKEFTDSMGRRKIKGNMDIELAIDAMEQSETVDHLVIFSGDGDFTNLVEALQRRGRKVSVISTMATQPPMIADDLRRQADHFIDLLSLKAEIGRDPSERAPRPAEVAPVSDLED
- a CDS encoding lytic transglycosylase domain-containing protein; this encodes MKKAVLILSAFGFIAAAWSSVASPLPGESTAMPAVKPLGFIPETAIPESITTGAIPRNPAIAPVNGDLKAGLDALSDKDPQLALSIRDSMRDGTLDRHILTWAIAVSGLKGVPSFEIASAAQELKSWPGLSRLRAFSERAIYDENPAPSAVLAAFGDTAPETTQGAVILGRALVASGKQAQAAKYIRKVWRGEALDKAIEDKILIEFSALLTPADHKARMDYLMYRGRVAQAKRFGDMGQVQSLYTAWAAVDAKAGNAGALLNAVDAKWRGDAGLLFARIEYLRKQDKYAEAAVLLEQMPPERSELVNSGEWWNEQRIISRGLVDQGQFKPAYRIVANYAATSPTDIVEAEFHAGWYALRGLQDPATAERHFRKILQTSNGPISVSRAWYWLGRAAEAGGPGKSSEFYAKAANFPGTFYGQLAAERLGRKTLNVTYPAPSTADRQRFQAREAVQAIARLEAAGHGWRATILYLALADQLQSPGELAVLAARAEQSGDHHLSLQIGKIAYGRGIDVAALAFPVGVIPANANITGSGKALAYAIARQESAFNPAAVSAANARGLLQLLPGTAQAVAKRHNIAFSKDKLTADAGYNATLGAHYLGEQIDAFGGSYILTFIAYNAGPKRVPEWIGRYGDPRGRPIDEIVDWIERIPFPETRNYVQRVMENYEVYKARLGQPTDIERDLIGGRSAS
- a CDS encoding RelA/SpoT family protein, which gives rise to MMRQYELVERVQQYKPDANEALLNKAYVYAMQKHGQQKRASGDPYISHPLEVAAILTDMHLDESTIAVALLHDTIEDTTATRAEIDELFGEDIGRLVEGLTKIKKLDLVTKKAKQAENLRKLLLAISDDVRVLLVKLADRLHNMRTLDHMSADKRARISEETMEIYAPLAGRMGMQDMREELEELSFRHMNPEAYETVTKRLEELSKRNEGIVKKIEAELRDLLVASGLTSAYVKGRQKKPYSVFRKMQSKSLSFEQLSDVYGFRLIVEDIPSCYRALGIVHTRWRVVPGRFKDYISTPKQNDYRSLHTTIVGPSSQRIELQIRTKRMHEIAEFGIAAHTLYKDGATNADGDILSRESNAYSWLRHTIEALAEGDSPEEFLEHTKLELFQDQVFCFTPKGKLIALPRGATPIDFAYAVHTNIGDTTVGAKINGRIMPLVTRLANGDEVEIIRSGVQVPPAAWEEIVVTGKARAAIRRATRMAIRKQYAGLGHRILERTFNRAGKIFSREAMKPALHRLGQKDVEDAIAAVGRGEMSSLDVLRAVYPDHQDERVTVKPSGDDGWFNVRSAAGMIFKIPGKTKAGHDGGHSEIDADADIGPIRGLSGNVDVKFAPTGAVPGDRIVGIMDQGNGITIYPIQSPSLQRFDDQPDRWIDVRWDLDEANKSRFMARIMVNGLNEPGTLAKVAQTVAGLDVNIRLLNTVRVAADFTEMMLEVEVWDLRQLNQLLAQMKELDCIATVRRLYE
- the dapA gene encoding 4-hydroxy-tetrahydrodipicolinate synthase, translated to MFNGSIPALVTPFTDAGLIDEDSFAAHVDWQIKEGSGGLVPVGTTGESPTLSHAEHKRVVELCIEVAAKRVPVMAGAGSNNTREAIELALHAEKVGANAVLVVTPYYNKPTQKGLIAHFSAIAEAVDLPIYIYNIPGRSVVDMTPETMGALAKAHRNIVGVKDATGKIERVSEQRITCGADFRQLSGEDATALGFNAHGGVGCISVTANVAPRLCADFQAATLAGDYARALEYQDRLMPLHKAIFLEPGLCGAKYGLSKLGRMSRNVRSPLLSTLEPATESAIDAAMRHAGLLN
- a CDS encoding DUF3563 family protein — encoded protein: MFDPIKKFARAFRAPTTQEREMAYLDGSFDRIDLEFRQRQVDRGLFRNR
- a CDS encoding DUF2062 domain-containing protein, encoding MLFRRRKPAGFKEKMRELLWPRKGFLRPIRYLTMRVLRLSASPHAVAAGVAAGVFVSWTPFIGVHFVMAFVITYFLSGSMVAAALGCAAFGNPLTYPFIWGITWEIGHLLLSRKDQLAGQTVDLAALFHKLNFTELWKPVLEPMLVGAIPPAIVTSVALYALTFYTVRGFQTRRHIRLMERARLRLAVPAGNMPSI
- the rpoZ gene encoding DNA-directed RNA polymerase subunit omega, with protein sequence MARVTVEDCIDKVENRFELVLLASHRARLISQGASITIDRDNDKNPVVALREIADETLSPDDLKEDLIHSLQKHVEVDEPEPDPASMIAAGGVAAADSEEQDDVPETITFDQMSEEELLAGIEGLVPPEKSDDY
- a CDS encoding alpha/beta fold hydrolase, whose product is MPDTDADGFQERFFTSSDGLRLYARDYQPDQAVTAGRLPVICLPGLTRNTRDFHPLALLLSRDTTMPRRVIALDSRGRGNSAWDENKANYNLAIEAGDVLAACEALGIERAIFVGTSRGGLILHLIAATRPDLLEAVILNDIGPVLEAEGLARIRDYLNCGRKPADWNEAADILKENHGASFTALAEEDWREMALALYRDIGGRPVADFDPAIAEALKSIDFSQPLPDLWGQFEGLSRLPLMLIRGENTSLLSLESAGEMARRHSGMILHTAEGQGHAPLLHLGNIPTIIRVFLDTCR